A single genomic interval of Sulfurovum sp. TSL6 harbors:
- a CDS encoding desulfoferrodoxin family protein: MNRRDALKVAGVTAMMAAVSAEAKMGVAHMNRMEMKPKDPSNMDKGELKHSPLVTLKEKDANGYTLVEITVGQGGIIHPSTPDHWIDFIELYADDKLVGKSTLEPEISRGAASFAVKLDNVKVLKAKSGCNLHGIWTTTVTL; this comes from the coding sequence ATGAATAGAAGAGATGCATTAAAAGTTGCAGGTGTGACAGCAATGATGGCAGCAGTAAGTGCTGAAGCAAAAATGGGCGTAGCACATATGAATCGTATGGAGATGAAACCAAAAGATCCATCAAATATGGACAAAGGTGAACTCAAACACTCTCCACTTGTAACACTAAAAGAAAAAGATGCCAATGGATATACACTAGTTGAGATCACTGTAGGTCAAGGTGGGATCATTCATCCAAGCACACCAGATCACTGGATTGACTTTATAGAGCTTTATGCAGATGATAAACTGGTAGGTAAAAGTACACTTGAACCAGAAATTTCACGTGGTGCAGCTTCATTTGCAGTGAAACTTGATAATGTCAAAGTATTAAAAGCAAAATCAGGTTGTAATCTACATGGTATTTGGACAACAACGGTAACATTATAA